One genomic window of Pseudomonas aeruginosa includes the following:
- the pchH gene encoding ABC transporter ATP-binding protein PchH yields MTPVLWRLLRTYRWRLAAAMGLQALAGLCSLLPWMLLAWLAEPLARGQAQPALLALVLLAVLAWLGCQALAAHLAHRVDADLCNDLRLRLLAHLQRLPLDWFGRQGPDGVARLVEQDVRALHQLIAHAPNDLSNLLVVPLVALLWLAWLHPWLLLFCLLPLVLAAAGFLLLRSARYRDLVLRRNAALERLSADYGEFAHNLLLARQYPGAGIQQGAEASAAAFGEAFGAWVKRVGHLAALVYVQLSTPWLLAWVLLGALALDALGVPLALGQACAFLLLLRALAAPVQALGHGGDALLGARAAAERLQQVFDQAPLAEGRSTREPVDGAVALHGLGHAYEGVEVLADIDLELEDGSLVALVGPSGSGKSTLLHLLARYMDAQRGELEVGGLALKDMPDAVRHRHIALVGQQAAALEISLADNIALFRPDADLQEIRQAARDACLDERIMALPRGYDSVPGRDLQLSGGELQRLALARALLSPARLLLLDEPTSALDPQTARQVLRNLRERGGGRTRVIVAHRLAEVSDADLILVLVAGRLVERGEHAALLAADGAYARLWREQNGAEVAA; encoded by the coding sequence GTGACCCCGGTGCTGTGGCGCCTGCTGCGCACCTATCGCTGGCGGCTGGCGGCGGCCATGGGGTTGCAGGCCCTGGCCGGGCTCTGCTCGCTGTTGCCCTGGATGCTTCTCGCCTGGCTCGCCGAGCCGCTGGCGCGCGGCCAGGCGCAGCCGGCCCTGCTGGCCCTGGTGCTGCTGGCGGTGCTGGCCTGGCTGGGCTGCCAGGCGCTGGCCGCGCACCTGGCCCACCGGGTCGACGCGGACCTCTGCAACGACCTGCGCCTGCGCCTGCTGGCGCACCTGCAACGGCTGCCGCTGGACTGGTTCGGTCGCCAGGGCCCGGACGGCGTGGCGCGCCTCGTGGAGCAGGACGTGCGGGCCCTGCACCAACTGATCGCGCACGCTCCCAACGATCTCAGCAACCTGTTGGTGGTGCCGCTCGTCGCGTTGCTCTGGCTGGCCTGGCTGCACCCCTGGCTGCTGCTGTTCTGCCTGCTGCCGCTGGTGCTGGCCGCCGCCGGCTTCCTGCTGCTGCGCTCGGCGCGCTACCGCGACCTGGTGCTGCGGCGCAATGCCGCGCTGGAAAGGCTCTCGGCGGACTATGGCGAATTCGCCCACAACCTGCTGCTGGCCCGACAGTACCCCGGCGCCGGCATACAACAGGGCGCCGAGGCGTCGGCGGCGGCCTTCGGCGAAGCGTTCGGCGCCTGGGTGAAGCGGGTCGGCCACCTCGCCGCGCTGGTCTACGTGCAGTTGTCGACGCCCTGGCTGCTGGCCTGGGTCCTGCTCGGCGCGCTGGCCCTGGATGCCCTCGGCGTGCCGCTGGCGCTCGGCCAGGCCTGCGCCTTCCTGCTCCTGTTGCGGGCCCTGGCCGCCCCGGTACAGGCGCTCGGCCACGGCGGCGACGCGCTGCTGGGCGCGCGCGCCGCCGCCGAGCGCCTGCAGCAGGTGTTCGACCAGGCGCCGCTGGCCGAGGGCCGCTCGACCCGCGAGCCGGTCGATGGCGCGGTGGCGCTGCACGGCCTGGGCCATGCCTATGAAGGCGTGGAGGTCCTGGCCGATATCGATCTGGAGCTGGAGGATGGCAGCCTGGTGGCCCTGGTCGGTCCCTCGGGCTCCGGCAAGAGCACCCTGCTGCACCTGCTGGCGCGCTACATGGACGCGCAGCGCGGCGAACTGGAGGTTGGCGGCCTGGCACTGAAGGACATGCCCGATGCCGTGCGCCATCGGCATATCGCGCTGGTCGGCCAGCAGGCGGCGGCGCTGGAGATATCCCTGGCCGACAACATTGCCCTGTTCCGCCCCGATGCCGATCTCCAGGAGATTCGCCAGGCGGCCCGTGACGCCTGCCTCGACGAGCGCATCATGGCCCTGCCGCGTGGCTACGACAGCGTGCCGGGACGCGACCTGCAACTGTCCGGCGGCGAACTGCAACGACTGGCCCTGGCCCGTGCGCTGCTATCGCCGGCGCGCCTGTTGCTGCTCGACGAGCCAACCTCGGCGCTGGATCCGCAGACCGCCCGGCAGGTCCTGCGCAACCTGCGCGAACGCGGCGGTGGCCGGACCCGGGTGATCGTCGCCCATCGTCTGGCCGAAGTCAGCGATGCCGACCTGATCCTGGTGCTGGTCGCTGGCCGTCTGGTCGAACGCGGCGAGCACGCGGCGCTGTTGGCGGCGGACGGCGCCTATGCGCGCTTGTGGCGTGAACAGAACGGCGCGGAGGTGGCGGCATGA